Proteins encoded within one genomic window of Manduca sexta isolate Smith_Timp_Sample1 chromosome 18, JHU_Msex_v1.0, whole genome shotgun sequence:
- the LOC115440284 gene encoding hemolymph trypsin inhibitor A, translating to MNLLYFLSFLGCITLCLSAGLYKPPNNIESENEVYTGNICFLPLEVGVCRALFFRYGYDPAIKACKEFMYGGCQGNANNFKTLEECQEACEA from the exons atgaatttattatatttcctttcGTTTCTGGGCTGTATTACTCTCTGCTTGAGTGCCG gtTTGTACAAACCTCCTAATAACATAGAATCTGAGAACGAAGTTTACACCG GAAATATTTGCTTCTTGCCATTGGAAGTTGGGGTATGCCGAGCTCTGTTCTTTAG GTACGGATACGATCCAGCGATAAAGGCATGCAAGGAATTCATGTACGGCGGTTGCCAAGGGAACGCTAACAATTTCAAGACTTTAGAAGAATGCCAGGAAGCCTGTGAAGCCTAA
- the LOC115440283 gene encoding hemolymph trypsin inhibitor B-like isoform X1, with amino-acid sequence MTKVLAFIFIAAVICSGLTGAEDICSLPPEVGPCRAGFRKFAYYSELNKCKLFTYGGCQGNENNFETLQACEQACVKK; translated from the exons ATGACTAAAGTGTTGGCTTTTATATTCATCGCCGCTGTTATTTGCAGTGGATTAACag gtGCTGAAGACATATGTTCGTTGCCACCGGAAGTGGGTCCCTGCAGAGCCGGTTTTCGGAA ATTCGCATACTACAGCGAGCTGAACAagtgtaaattatttacatacggTGGTTGTCAAGGAAACGAAAACAACTTCGAAACACTGCAAGCATGTGAGCAAGCTTGTGTGAAAAAGTGA